In Kogia breviceps isolate mKogBre1 chromosome 19, mKogBre1 haplotype 1, whole genome shotgun sequence, a single genomic region encodes these proteins:
- the GFAP gene encoding glial fibrillary acidic protein isoform X1, with amino-acid sequence MERRRVTSVARRSYVSSSEMGVGGRRLGPGTRLSLARMPPPLPARVDFSLAGALNSSFKETRASERAEMMELNDRFASYIEKVRFLEQQNKALAAELNQLRAKEPTKLADVYQAELRELRLRLDQLTANSARLEVERDNLAQDLGTLRQKLQDETHLRLEAENNLAAYRQEADEATLGRLDLERKTESLEEEIRFWRKVHEEEVRELQEQLAQQQVHVEMDVAKPDLTAALREIRTQYEAVASSNMHEAEEWYRSKFADLTDAAARNAELLRQAKHEANDYRRQLQALNCDLESLRGTNESLERQMREQEERHAREAASYLEALARLEEEGQSLKDEMARHLQEYQDLLSVKLALDIEIATYRKLLEGEENRITIPVQTFSNLQIRGGKSTKEGEGHKVTRHLKSLTIQVIPIQAHQIVNGAPPALETSLDTNSVSEGHLKRNIVVKAVEMRDGEVIKESKQEHKDVM; translated from the exons ATGGAGAGGAGACGGGTCACTTCAGTGGCTCGCCGCTCCTATGTCTCCTCctcagagatgggggtggggggccgcCGCCTGGGTCCTGGCACCCGCCTGTCCCTGGCTCGAATGCCGCCTCCACTCCCGGCCCGGGTAGACTTCTCCTTGGCCGGGGCGCTCAACTCCAGCTTCAAGGAGACCCGGGCCAGTGAGCGGGCAGAGATGATGGAGCTCAACGACCGCTTCGCCAGCTACATCGAGAAGGTGCGCTTCCTGGAACAGCAGAACAAGGCGCTGGCTGCCGAGCTGAACCAGCTGCGGGCCAAGGAGCCCACCAAGCTTGCCGACGTCTACCAGGCAGAGCTGCGCGAGCTGCGGCTGCGGCTTGATCAACTCACCGCCAACAGCGCCCGGCTCGAGGTGGAGAGGGACAATCTGGCGCAGGACCTGGGCACCCTGAGGCAGAA GCTCCAGGATGAAACCCACCTGAGGCTGGAGGCTGAGAACAACCTGGCTGCCTATCGACAG GAGGCAGATGAAGCCACCCTGGGCCGTCTGGATCTGGAGAGGAAGACTGAGTCTCTGGAGGAGGAAATCCGGTTCTGGAGGAAGGTCCATGAGGAG GAGGTGCGGGAGCTCCAGGAGCAGCTGGCTCAGCAGCAGGTCCACGTGGAGATGGATGTGGCCAAGCCTgacctcacagcagccctgagagAGATCCGTACACAGTACGAGGCAGTGGCGTCCAGCAACATGCATGAGGCGGAGGAGTGGTACCGCTCCAAG TTTGCGGACTTGACGGACGCCGCTGCCCGCAACGCGGAGCTGCTCCGCCAGGCCAAGCACGAGGCCAACGACTACCGGCGCCAGCTGCAGGCCTTAAACTGCGACCTGGAGTCCTTGCGCGGCACG AACGAGTCCCTGGAGAGGCAGATGCGGGAGCAGGAGGAGCGCCACGCGCGGGAGGCGGCGAGTTACCTGGAGGCACTGGCCCGGCTGGAAGAGGAGGGGCAGAGCCTCAAGGACGAGATGGCCCGCCACCTGCAGGAGTACCAGGACCTGCTCAGCGTTAAACTGGCCCTGGATATCGAGATCGCCACCTACAGGAAGCTGCTGGAGGGCGAGGAGAACCG CATCACTATTCCTGTGCAGACCTTCTCCAACCTGCAGATCCGAG GGGGCAAAAGCACCAAAGAAGGGGAAGGTCACAAGGTCACAAGACATCTCAAAAGCCTTACAATACAAGTTATACCAATACAGGCTCACCAGATTGTAAATGGAGCCCCGCCGGCTCTCG AAACCAGCCTGGACACCAATTCCGTGTCAGAAGGCCACCTCAAGAGGAACATCGTGGTGAAGGCCGTGGAGATGCGGGATGGAGAG GTCATTAAGGAGTCCAAGCAGGAGCACAAGGATGTGATGTGA
- the GFAP gene encoding glial fibrillary acidic protein isoform X2 has translation MERRRVTSVARRSYVSSSEMGVGGRRLGPGTRLSLARMPPPLPARVDFSLAGALNSSFKETRASERAEMMELNDRFASYIEKVRFLEQQNKALAAELNQLRAKEPTKLADVYQAELRELRLRLDQLTANSARLEVERDNLAQDLGTLRQKLQDETHLRLEAENNLAAYRQEADEATLGRLDLERKTESLEEEIRFWRKVHEEEVRELQEQLAQQQVHVEMDVAKPDLTAALREIRTQYEAVASSNMHEAEEWYRSKFADLTDAAARNAELLRQAKHEANDYRRQLQALNCDLESLRGTNESLERQMREQEERHAREAASYLEALARLEEEGQSLKDEMARHLQEYQDLLSVKLALDIEIATYRKLLEGEENRITIPVQTFSNLQIRETSLDTNSVSEGHLKRNIVVKAVEMRDGEVIKESKQEHKDVM, from the exons ATGGAGAGGAGACGGGTCACTTCAGTGGCTCGCCGCTCCTATGTCTCCTCctcagagatgggggtggggggccgcCGCCTGGGTCCTGGCACCCGCCTGTCCCTGGCTCGAATGCCGCCTCCACTCCCGGCCCGGGTAGACTTCTCCTTGGCCGGGGCGCTCAACTCCAGCTTCAAGGAGACCCGGGCCAGTGAGCGGGCAGAGATGATGGAGCTCAACGACCGCTTCGCCAGCTACATCGAGAAGGTGCGCTTCCTGGAACAGCAGAACAAGGCGCTGGCTGCCGAGCTGAACCAGCTGCGGGCCAAGGAGCCCACCAAGCTTGCCGACGTCTACCAGGCAGAGCTGCGCGAGCTGCGGCTGCGGCTTGATCAACTCACCGCCAACAGCGCCCGGCTCGAGGTGGAGAGGGACAATCTGGCGCAGGACCTGGGCACCCTGAGGCAGAA GCTCCAGGATGAAACCCACCTGAGGCTGGAGGCTGAGAACAACCTGGCTGCCTATCGACAG GAGGCAGATGAAGCCACCCTGGGCCGTCTGGATCTGGAGAGGAAGACTGAGTCTCTGGAGGAGGAAATCCGGTTCTGGAGGAAGGTCCATGAGGAG GAGGTGCGGGAGCTCCAGGAGCAGCTGGCTCAGCAGCAGGTCCACGTGGAGATGGATGTGGCCAAGCCTgacctcacagcagccctgagagAGATCCGTACACAGTACGAGGCAGTGGCGTCCAGCAACATGCATGAGGCGGAGGAGTGGTACCGCTCCAAG TTTGCGGACTTGACGGACGCCGCTGCCCGCAACGCGGAGCTGCTCCGCCAGGCCAAGCACGAGGCCAACGACTACCGGCGCCAGCTGCAGGCCTTAAACTGCGACCTGGAGTCCTTGCGCGGCACG AACGAGTCCCTGGAGAGGCAGATGCGGGAGCAGGAGGAGCGCCACGCGCGGGAGGCGGCGAGTTACCTGGAGGCACTGGCCCGGCTGGAAGAGGAGGGGCAGAGCCTCAAGGACGAGATGGCCCGCCACCTGCAGGAGTACCAGGACCTGCTCAGCGTTAAACTGGCCCTGGATATCGAGATCGCCACCTACAGGAAGCTGCTGGAGGGCGAGGAGAACCG CATCACTATTCCTGTGCAGACCTTCTCCAACCTGCAGATCCGAG AAACCAGCCTGGACACCAATTCCGTGTCAGAAGGCCACCTCAAGAGGAACATCGTGGTGAAGGCCGTGGAGATGCGGGATGGAGAG GTCATTAAGGAGTCCAAGCAGGAGCACAAGGATGTGATGTGA